AGGCGGTGGTGGCGAAGAGGGCCACGCTGGGTGCCGGGGCGTCGTCCGGGATCCTGGTGAGTACCTCGTCGATCCCACTGCGCAGGTTCTCGACGATGCGATCGGTGTCGGAGCTGCGCTCGTACACGGTGCCCACGGTGTCGACGATCGAGTACGCCGTGTCCATGCTCGGCTCGTCGAAGTTCGAGGGGGAGAGGAAGACGACCACGGGGATGCCGAGGTCCTCGATGGTCTGCACGGCCTCCTCGTGCAGGGTCCGATCCTCGTCGCTGGCCACCCATGCCTCCAGGAACACCACGTCGGTGTCGAGGGAGGCGAGCTCCTCGTAGTTGATGCCGCTCCAGGCTGAGCCCACCTCGACGGCGTCGGCGATGCCGTCGACCATGACCTGGCGGGTGGGGTCGTCCTTGGTCGCCGGGTCGACGGCCACGATCGTGTTGTCCTCGCCCAGGATCGCCAGCGTCTTGCTGACCAGGCCCTCCCACTCCATGACGGCGACTCGGTCGGGACCGGTGGGCACCTCCACGACCCGGTCGAAGTCGTCGGTGATCTGGACGGTCGCGGGCGCTTCCTCGGCCGCTGACGTCGGGAC
This window of the Geodermatophilus sp. DSM 44513 genome carries:
- a CDS encoding ABC transporter substrate-binding protein; this translates as MPPLRPTAPIAVLGAVVLSACGTPSVPTSAAEEAPATVQITDDFDRVVEVPTGPDRVAVMEWEGLVSKTLAILGEDNTIVAVDPATKDDPTRQVMVDGIADAVEVGSAWSGINYEELASLDTDVVFLEAWVASDEDRTLHEEAVQTIEDLGIPVVVFLSPSNFDEPSMDTAYSIVDTVGTVYERSSDTDRIVENLRSGIDEVLTRIPDDAPAPSVALFATTAYLMGEKSLQSHLFSTLLGARNVAGPGTFVPISEEQLLAHDPDVLVVIGHEGYLSTQEVYAGANIGLDWNKLRDLRAIRDQRVTALGYDEWRATLETPVALMKVGAALYPDAFADVDLAAWEQEFYQGAFGLDADAAAEAIEGQRYRADLGS